The sequence below is a genomic window from Variovorax paradoxus B4.
TAGCTGCCGCCACCGATCTCGATGGCCTGGAAGAACTGCCTGTCGTCGCTTTTCCAGTTGAGCCATTGCGCGCGCACGGTGAGCTGGGCGCTGGCATCGCGGGGCGGGCTGAAGTACGCAACCTCCTGCTGCCGGCCGCGGCTGGTGCCGGCGCCGAGCCGCGTCTCGAGCTGGAAGCGCGGCGTGCTGACCCAGCGTTCGCGCCAGCTGAAGTCGAGGCCGTTGCGCAGGTTGCCGTCGCTGAAGTCGAGCCGCTGCCATTGCAGCTCGAAGCGGCGCGCCTCGCTGACCACGCGGCTCAGGGCCAGGCCGGTCTCGCGCGCGCCGATGCCTGCGATGCGTGCCTTCCAGGGCAGATCCTTGCTGTCGCCGTCGAAGGTGGCCGAGAGCCGCCATGCGTCCCCGGCGCGGTAGTCGATGCGCCCGGCCGCGCTGGTGCGATAGGGGCCGGTGTTCGAGTGCTGCAGAGCACCCTCGGCCAGCCAGCGGCCGCGCTGCCAGGCAAGGCCGATGCCGCCGCGCGCCCAGTTTCCATTGCCGTCCGAGGTGTCTGCGCGGCCCAGCACCTGGTCGTAGAAGACGCGCCATTGGTCGTCCATCAGGCCCGAGCTGAGGCGGCTCGCAAGGCGCCATTCGCGATTGGCGATGGCGGCGCCACCGGAAGCTGCCTCGGCGTCGAGGTCGAGCCGCGGGCCGGTGACTGCGCGCCGCTTGCGGCCCAGGTCGCGCACCTGGGCGGTGTCGGGCGCGTCGGCCTCGAGCGATTCGGCGCGGCGGCGGGCCTCGCGGAATTCGCCCGCGTCGAGCAGCGCCTCGACGTGGCCGGCGCGTGCGCCGATGTCATACGGGTGGTCGGCGGCCAGCGCTTCGTAGCGCGCGAGCGCCGCTTCGGGGCGATCGCGCAGCCGTTCGGCCAGGCCCGCGCCGGCCGCAAACTCGGCGTTGAGAGGCGCTTCGCCCGTGAGCAGGGCGAAGCGCTGCTGCGCGAGCGCATGCCGGTCGCCATAGAGCAGCAGCATGGCGCGCATGCCGTTCGCTTCGGTGTACTCGCCGTTCGGCAGGCCCGCTTCGGGCGCGAGGCGCAGCGTGGCGGGCGTGGCGCCTTCGATGCGCGCGAGCAGCGCATCGGCTTCCTCGAAGCGGCCGGTATCGAGATAGGCGTAGGCCAGCCCCTGGTAGATCGGGTCGGCCGCCGCCAGTGCCGGGCCGCTGCCGGCCACGGCCGCCTCGAACAGCGGCACGGCATCGACCGAGCGGCGTTCCTGCGCGAAGGCACGGGCTGCGGCGCCGAGCGCATAGGGCGGCAGCGCCGATCCGTCGGCGTGCAGTGCCTCGTACAGCGCGATGGCGTCGGCGGGAAGGCCGCGCTCGACAAGCGCCAGCAGCCGGTCGGACTGCAGCCGCAGGCGAGCGGAGCGCCAGGCATCGGCATCGGCCGGGTTGGCGTGCAGTGCCGATGCGTCGAGCCGGGCCAGCGCGATCTCCTGCTGCGCCAGCACCTTGTCGAGCGCGGCCACGCGCGCCGCGCCGATGCGCTCGTCGCGCTCCAGCACCGCCCAGCGCAGTTGCTGCGCGAGCGCCTGCTGCTGCAGCGTGGACAAGGCCAGCGCCGTGAAGGTGCCGGGATTCGCGCGTTCCGCCGCTTCGGCCTCCTCGAAAGCCGCGGATGCGGCGCCGCTCGACGCGAGCAGCAGTTCATCTTCGCGCAGCGCATCGCGCGACGCCGGCAGGCGCGCCCGCCAGACGGCGATGGCCTCGCCCTGCAGCGTGAGGTCCTGCGTGCGGCGCGCCGCCAGGGCCAGCGGGCCGAGCGCGTAGTCGTGCAAGCCGGCGGGCGGCCCTTGGCGGCCCAGGGCCGCGGCTTCGGCGAACTGGCCGTCTGCGGCCGCGATCGCCACGGCGTCGGAGACGACGCGCTGCCGCTCGGCATGGCCCAGCGCCGTTGCGAGCCATGCCCTCAGCTGCTGCAGTGCTTGCGGCGGCGGGATGCGGTTCGCGCGATACGCGCCGATGAGCGCGTCGTGCCGTTGTGGAGCGTAGGAGGAGGCTGCGGTGCGATCGGCCGCCGCGGGCGACGCAATGGCAACCGGATCCGCAAGTGCAGCGGAGGCGCCGAATGCCAGCAGGCAGACGATCGGAGGCAGGCTCCGCACAGCCTGTGCGAGGTATCGAGGCAACGGGTCGGCCGGCGCCGAACTGCGTCCAGCCACGACCGTGCCTCCATCGTTCTTGTGGATTGACACTCTGCTCCCTTTGATTGCGCTCCCTGCACGGCGAAACGCCATTCAGGGCAGAACTTCTCGAAGCCACGAAAGCTGTATTGAAAAGTTCCTAAAAAGTGACTCTATGGGAGTTTGTTAACAAATGACCGACAAACGGCGAAAGATGTGGCCGGAGCGTGAACTGAGTCGCACATCGATGGGCATGAAGGCATCCACGTGCGCATCGCGCGGCCATCTGGGCGCCGGCGGCGCGTCAGCCTAAGATCGCAAGATGCACGCACAACCGGCCTCCTTGCCCCGCTTCTGGTCCCAGCTCACCACGCGCGATTTCGCGGCGCTCGATGCGGCCGCCACGGTCGCGGTGCTGCCCCTCGGCGCCACCGAACAGCACGGGCCCCATCTGCCGCTGGGCGTGGACACGGTGCTGGCCGACGGCATCGTGGCCGCCTCGCTGCCGCTGCTGCCGGCCGCACTGCCGGTGCTGTTCCTGCCGACGCAGCAGATCGGCCTGAGCCCCGAGCACGCGCGCTTCGCGGGCACGCTCACGCTGTCGGCCGAGACCGTGATCCGCATGTGGAAGGAAATTGGCGCCGGCGTGGCGCATGCCGGCGTGAAGAAGCTGGTGCTGTTCAACGCGCACGGCGGCCACGTGGGCGCGATGGACATCGTGGCGCGCGAGCTGCGCGCGGCGCACGGCCTCATCGTCTACAGCGTGAGCTGGTTCAACCTGCCGCTGGGCGATGCGGGCGCGCAGTTCGGCGCCGGCGAGCACCGCTTCGGCGTGCATGCGGGCGAGATCGAAACCTCGATGATGCTGGCGCTTGCGCCGCAGCAGGTGCGCATGGGCGAGGCGAAGAATTTCCGCTCCACCTCCGAGCAGCGCGCGGCCGACTACGCGATTCTCGGCAACGGCAGGAGCGCCAAGCTCGGCTGGGCCATGGAGGACTACAACGCGCAGGGCGCGGCCGGCAACGCAGCCGCCGCGACGGCGCCGCGCGGCCAGGCGGTCGTCGATGCCGCCGCGCAGCAGCTTGCGCTGTTGCTGGCCGAGGTGTCGCGCCTGCCGCTGGACACGGCCAATACGCAGCCGCTTCCCTGACGCCTCACGCGATTATCTGTGCGTGGGAAAGACGGGATGCGGACTCTTCCTCCCGTGCGTGCGCGCTGATCGGCACAGGATTCACGCTCAGGGACGGGGTTCGCCTGTCAGGCTGAGCTGGCGTCTGCAACGCAGATCCGTCATGCGGACCGCCTGTGGCGCGGCATCGATCGAACGCTCTGTCGCTTCGATTGCGCCCCATTGGTTTCGGGCGAGAACGATCCCGTACTTCTGCGGCCATTGCTTGCCGATGGTGCGCTCGATGCAACGCTGAACGTCGAGGTAGCGCTCGGCCATCCTCGCCGCCTCCATCGGCTCCGCCCATGCCGAAGAGGCGCACCAAGCGAAAAGGGCAAGGGAAATCAGAGGAGTCGGTCGAATGGGCATTGAAATTCGGTGCTGCGGGCAGGCGCGGTAGTTGAGCCAGATCCCTTCGAGCGGAGCCGAACCTTGCGCGTCGCGCACCTACTCGCAGCGAAACACCGCCTCGGCCTCCGGCTTGTGGCTGAAGAGGGTGAGGCCATTGGAGGTCACTTCGACGATGCGGGCGTGCTTGCTCTGCGCCCCGCACTGCCGGGACGCTTCGAGGATGGCGCGGGTTCTCAGATCGATTGCCGACTCGCCGATCACCTGGACAGAGCGGATCTCCGAGGATTGCCCCTGCGCCTTGCCGGCGATCAGCCCGCTTCCCGCGCAGGCGGCCAGCGCGAGAAGCGGGCTCAGGGCAAAAAGTCGATTCATGTTCTGGTGCCTGCATCGCGTGTCTGAACAATCCGCCATCTTGAGCAATCCGGCTGGTACTTTCAACCGGGGAGATCACCACCTTGACGGGACACGGACGTACCGCTTCGCGCCGTTGCCGTACCGAGAGCCATTCCCTAGATCGTTCGTGATAGATCGTCGTACAGATGGTCAGATTTGCGAGTCGTCCCTATCCTTGTCTGCCGTGTCGACTCTCGGCCTTGATTGCCAGGTGCCTGCCTTCCTCCCGTGGGTCGGATCTTCGCGGTGCGGCAAGAAACATATCGCTCGACATGAGCGGGTAGCGCACTTTCAGTGCGGGCGCTGCAGATGATCACCTCCGTGCCAAGGACCTCCCATGAAATCGCATCTCTGCTTCTCATCCGCCCGGTGGCGAATTGGAAGCGTGGCGCTCGCAGCCGCGCTTGCCAGTTGCAGCACGATCGAGACTTGGATGCCATTCGACGCTCCTGTTGCGACACCTGCGGCCGCCCACTCAACGCCGCCGCCGCCTCCGTTGCCGCCGCCTGCGAGCACACCCTCCGCGGGGGGAGTGCCCGGGCAATCGCCTCCCGCCCCCTCTGCCGCGGCTGCCTCATCGCCGGCGAGTGGCAATATTGCCGGCCGAGCGCGTACGTTCTCGACTCGACTCGCCACATACACATCGGTAGGTTTCGACTTGGTCCCCGGGTGGCGGCAGGATGACTTTTCCGAAAGCTGGCCGGCGTTCCTGGGCAGCTGCAAGGTGTTGACGGGGCGTGGCGCCGAATGGCGGCAGGTGTGTGATCGCGCGAGAAGCGTGGGCCGCAACAATGACGTGGCGATACGCAACTTCTTCGAGCGCGAGTTCTCCGCCTATCAGATTCGGGACGACGACCGACGCCCCGATGGCGTGGTCACCGGCTATTTTGAACCCGAGATCGCCGGCAGCAGACAATATGAGCCGCCCAACATCTATCCGGTGTATGCGCAACCGCAGGACATGCTTTTTGCAGATGCACGCAAGCTGCCTGCGGGCAACGGCGTTGTGGCCGCACGCGTGAAGGGCCGCAACGTGGCCGTTCAAGGCGGATTGAGCACGCGGGACATGGGGGCGCCAGGCCTGTATGCACTCGACCTGTCGAGCATCACGCGAGACACCCTGGATCGCAAGGTTCGCCTTCGCATCGAGGGGAATCGACTCCTGCCCTATTTCACCCGTGAAGAGATCGAGACCAAAGGCGCGCCGAACGCCAAGGTGCTCGCGTTCGTGAGCAGCGCGACAGCGCTCTACGAGATGCAGATCCAGGGGTCCGGACGCATCCGCCTGAACAACGGGGAAGTGATCCGCGTCGCGTACGCGGAGCAGAACGGACAGCCGTTCAGGCCCAGTCTGGCGCAATCGGCATCCGGCAGGGCCCGCAGTCCGGTCAAGGTGCGCGGCTCGTCAATCGAGCTCGAGTTGGACGATGGCGATGAGGACGATGGCGTGGATGGCGATACCGACGTATCCGTGATCCGCACGCGTGGCTTCACGCTTGCCCTTCCCAAGACCAGCGGCGCGGTGATGGTGCCGGGACGGCGCAACGCCGGCAAGGCGACCGGCTCCGGAATCAAGGATCCAAGCTATGTTTTCTTCAAGGAGGCCGGTGCCATGGCGGGCGGTCCGGTTGGTGCGTTCGGCGTGCCGCTGTCGGCGGGGCGATCGATCGCGGTCGATCCACGCAGCACGCCTCTGGGCTACCCCGTCTTCGTCTCGACGCGTGCGCCAGGGAGCGGCGCACCGATGCGGCGTCTGACGATTGCGCAGGATACAGGCGGCGCGATTCGTGGTGCTGTCCGGGCAGACTACTTCTTCGGAAACGGCCAACAGGCCGCGACCCAGGCGCGCCGCATGAAAGAGCGCGGCCAGCTGTGGATATTGCTGCCGCGCGGCCTGGCGGTGGCCGCTGCCGCCAGCTCCACCATCCGCACCCGGGGAGGGGCCGTGGGAGCCGACCTGCCCGAATGCCTCGTGCCCGCAGAAGACAGTTGCGTCAACGACTGACAAGGCTTGCGCGAGTGGCAGCGTAGGGGAACCTGTCCATGTGGAGTCAAGGAATGCGATCCGTTGTCGAGGGCTTCCCGGGACGGCATTACTCGCTGAGGCGCACGTAGGTTTGAAGCAGGGCGGTCTTGTGAACCACGCCAAGGAGCTCGGGATCATTCACGCTTCGCACGACGGGGAGGCGTTCACCCTGATGCTCGATGAAGCGCTGCAGCGCAGCTCCAAGGTTCATGTCCTGGGTGATGGGAGGAATCTCGCGGCTGAGAAAATCGCTGGCGCATCGGCCGTGGCCGGACGCCGTGCCTTTGACCGTCATGGCGGCGGTCAGCTGCCGCAGCGGTACGACGCCTTGATAGCGATTCTGCGCATCCACCACATAAAGGTACTTGACCGGGTGCTTCAAGAAAAGTGCGCTCATCTGCTGCAGGTCGGCCGTTTCGGGCACCACGGTCTCCGTCGGTTGCACCAGGCTCAGCATGTCGGACGCGCGAAGCCGCTCGCGCTCGATCTGCCGGAGATGCCGGTGTTCGGTGATCTCGTACATCGAGCCGGACCGGGTCGACCGCACGATGAAGTACGCCACCACGCTGGCGGCCATCAGCGGCAGCATGACCTGATAGCTCAGGGTCATCTCGAAGATCATGAGGATCGCCATGAGTGGAGCCTGCGTGGCGCCGGCCAGGAAGGCGCCCATGCCGACGATGCCATACGCAAAAGGGGCGGCGGTCGCCTGCGGCCAAAGCTGATGGATGCCCTGGCCGAAAAGCGTGCCCAGCATGCAGCCGAAGAACAGGGCCGGTGTGAAGACGCCTCCGACCGCCCCGGACCCCACGGTGGCCAGCGTGGCCACCGACTTCGCGGCGACGATCATCAGCAGCAGGGCCCACGGCCAATCGGTGTGCAGCACGGAATTGACGACGCTGTATCCATTGCCCCAGACCTCGGGAAACCTCCACGAGATCAACCCCACCACCAGGCCTCCCAGCGCGAGGCGCAGCGGCAAGGGGAGCGAGGTGCGCTGAAAGAGATTGCGGGCCTGCCGCAGTCCTCGCAGGAACATGGCGCCCGCGGCGCCCAGCAATACCCCCAGCAGGACGAAGAGCACGACCTCCGCGCCGGTCACGGTCGGAAAGGTCGGCATGGCGTACGGTGGCTCGTAGCCGGGCAGGGCCCGCATCGCGATGTTGGCGACGACCGCGGCAATCAGTATCGGGCCCAGGCTCTCCATGGCGATCGAGCCGAGAACGATCTCCGCCACGAAGAATGCGCCTGCGATCGGCGCGTTGTAGGCGGCCGTGAGTCCCGCTGCGGCGCCGCAGGCCACCAGCACGCGCAGGCGCTCCACCGGAAAGCGCAGCCGCCGGCCGAGCAATGACGCACACAGTGCCGCCAGCTGAACCATCGAGCCCTCGCGGCCGATGGAACCACCGCTGGCGATGCTGACCAGCGAGGAGGCGCTGCGCGCCATGGTCTGTGCCACCGGGATCCGCCCGTCCCCGAGCACGATCGCTTCCATGTAGTCGGATTTCGTCTCCGGCTTGCCGAGCCGGCGAGCCAGCACCAGGAGCGCGCCGGCGACCAGCCCTCCCGCCGCAGGCACTGCCACCCGCGCCCACGCTGGAAGACTCTGCGCCAGGGCCACCAGGCCTCCGCCCTGGCCCAGCACGGCGAGGTCGAGCCAGCGCAGCAGCAGCCGGAAGGCTTCGGTCGCTGCGGTGCCGAGCAGCCCGGCCACGACGGCCCAGGCCAGCATCGACTGCCATTCGGAGATGCGAAGGAAGCGTTTCAGTCGGGCGCGCTGAACAAGGAATCGGGAGGCGGACCAACTCATGCCGCAGGATTATCCGGCCGCGGCCGTCGAACTTGCGCTCCTACCTGCGTTCCGTCAGCGCCACGCGTACCGCCAGGGCCGCCAGCACGCTGCCCATGACGTAGCGCTGCGCGCGCAGCCAGCCGGCGCTTTGCGAGAGCACGGCCGTGATGCTCGCGGCGCCGAGGATCACCACGGTGTTGACCGCGGCGCTGCTGGCCATTTGCGCGACGCCCAGCTGCACGCTCTGCAGCAGCACCGAACCGCGCTCCGGATGGATGAACTGCGGAAAGAACGAGAGGTAGAACATCGCGACCTTCGGGTTCAGCAGGTTGGTGAGAAAACCCATGCGAAACAGCTTGCCCGGCGGATCGGCCGGCAGCACGCGCGCCTCGAAGGGCGCATTGCCGCCGGGCTTGACCGCCTGCCATGCGAGCCACAGCAGGTAGGCTGCGCCGGCAAGCCGGATGGCGTCGAACGCGACGGGCACGGCCAGCAGCAGCGCGGTGAGGCCGAGCGCGGCTGCGAACAGGTGGGCCAGGAAAGCCATCATCACGCCACCGAGCGAGACCAGCCCGGCGCGCCGGCCCTGGATGAGCGTGCGCGACACGCAATAGATCATGTTCGGCCCCGGCGTGAGCGCCAGCAGCAGCGAGGCGAGTGCGAACCAGGCGATTTCAGTCAAGCTCAGCATGTCAGAGTCCTTCGGATTGAAGCGTGACGGGGCCACGGGGGGTGTCGAGTTCGGCCACGAGATTGGGCGCGCCGGGCTGCACCGCCATGCCGGCCATGCCGATGGCCGACAGCGCCACGGCCAGGTCGGCCGCGCGTGGATGCGTGGCCTGCAGCGAGCGCATCGCCAGCCCCGAGGCCGGCATGGCGTCGGTGGGATGCACGGGGCCCCACTGGATCAGCGTGGGCAGCGCGCCGTAGAAGAGGCGCTGGCCATCGTCGCGCACCGTGATCTGCCATTCGAGCCGGCCGGCGGGCGTGTCGCGCGAGGCTTCGAGCAGATGGCCGCGGTCGATGTGCGCGTGCTCCTCGTGCGCGAGCGCCTGCAGCGCGGCGCGCGCATCGGGCACGCGCGCAACGAAGTGCACCAGCCGCGGTCCGCGTTGTGCGAGCCCCGCCTGCAGCACGGGGTCGTCGAGGTCGAACCAGCGGCGCGTGCCGGGGCGCGATGGCTGCTTGCCGGGCTCGATCGCGATGATTTCCAGGTAGGCCTGGGGAAAGGCCGCGCTCGCGATGTTCAGCAGCCGGTTGTGCGTGCCCATCAGCGGATGCGAACCGCCGGGGCCCGGCGTGACGCCCAGCGTGGCCTCGCACCACGCCACGCCCTCGGCCAGCGAGGCGGCGGCGACTACCAGATGGTCGAGTTGCGCGCGCATGGTGCCTTGCCCTACAGCGTGACCTGGCCGTCGATGCAGGTCACGGCATCGCCGCCGACCCACACCTTGCCCTCGCCGTCGCGCTCGATGTACACGCGACCGGCACGGCCGAGGCACTGGCCCTGCGCAGCCACGTAGCGCGCGGGCATGTGGCCGTCGGCAATCAGCCATTCGGCGAGGCTGGCGTTGAGGCTGCCGGTGACCGGGTCTTCTTCCACGCCGATGGGCGCGGCGAAAGCGCGCACCTCGAGGTCGATCTTCGGGCCGTCGTCTTCTTCGATTGCAACGGCCTTGCCGCCGAAGGCGCGCGCCTCGCGGTTCGAGCGGCCGATCAGCATCGA
It includes:
- the pgaA gene encoding poly-beta-1,6 N-acetyl-D-glucosamine export porin PgaA, which encodes MAGRSSAPADPLPRYLAQAVRSLPPIVCLLAFGASAALADPVAIASPAAADRTAASSYAPQRHDALIGAYRANRIPPPQALQQLRAWLATALGHAERQRVVSDAVAIAAADGQFAEAAALGRQGPPAGLHDYALGPLALAARRTQDLTLQGEAIAVWRARLPASRDALREDELLLASSGAASAAFEEAEAAERANPGTFTALALSTLQQQALAQQLRWAVLERDERIGAARVAALDKVLAQQEIALARLDASALHANPADADAWRSARLRLQSDRLLALVERGLPADAIALYEALHADGSALPPYALGAAARAFAQERRSVDAVPLFEAAVAGSGPALAAADPIYQGLAYAYLDTGRFEEADALLARIEGATPATLRLAPEAGLPNGEYTEANGMRAMLLLYGDRHALAQQRFALLTGEAPLNAEFAAGAGLAERLRDRPEAALARYEALAADHPYDIGARAGHVEALLDAGEFREARRRAESLEADAPDTAQVRDLGRKRRAVTGPRLDLDAEAASGGAAIANREWRLASRLSSGLMDDQWRVFYDQVLGRADTSDGNGNWARGGIGLAWQRGRWLAEGALQHSNTGPYRTSAAGRIDYRAGDAWRLSATFDGDSKDLPWKARIAGIGARETGLALSRVVSEARRFELQWQRLDFSDGNLRNGLDFSWRERWVSTPRFQLETRLGAGTSRGRQQEVAYFSPPRDASAQLTVRAQWLNWKSDDRQFFQAIEIGGGSYRQAGFGTGPLWSVRYEHRWNLGPKLTLRYGLGISGHPYDGVRERQRSVFLNLSMPLP
- a CDS encoding creatininase family protein, translated to MHAQPASLPRFWSQLTTRDFAALDAAATVAVLPLGATEQHGPHLPLGVDTVLADGIVAASLPLLPAALPVLFLPTQQIGLSPEHARFAGTLTLSAETVIRMWKEIGAGVAHAGVKKLVLFNAHGGHVGAMDIVARELRAAHGLIVYSVSWFNLPLGDAGAQFGAGEHRFGVHAGEIETSMMLALAPQQVRMGEAKNFRSTSEQRAADYAILGNGRSAKLGWAMEDYNAQGAAGNAAAATAPRGQAVVDAAAQQLALLLAEVSRLPLDTANTQPLP
- a CDS encoding MltA domain-containing protein, whose translation is MAIRNFFEREFSAYQIRDDDRRPDGVVTGYFEPEIAGSRQYEPPNIYPVYAQPQDMLFADARKLPAGNGVVAARVKGRNVAVQGGLSTRDMGAPGLYALDLSSITRDTLDRKVRLRIEGNRLLPYFTREEIETKGAPNAKVLAFVSSATALYEMQIQGSGRIRLNNGEVIRVAYAEQNGQPFRPSLAQSASGRARSPVKVRGSSIELELDDGDEDDGVDGDTDVSVIRTRGFTLALPKTSGAVMVPGRRNAGKATGSGIKDPSYVFFKEAGAMAGGPVGAFGVPLSAGRSIAVDPRSTPLGYPVFVSTRAPGSGAPMRRLTIAQDTGGAIRGAVRADYFFGNGQQAATQARRMKERGQLWILLPRGLAVAAAASSTIRTRGGAVGADLPECLVPAEDSCVND
- a CDS encoding ClcB-like voltage-gated chloride channel protein, which gives rise to MSWSASRFLVQRARLKRFLRISEWQSMLAWAVVAGLLGTAATEAFRLLLRWLDLAVLGQGGGLVALAQSLPAWARVAVPAAGGLVAGALLVLARRLGKPETKSDYMEAIVLGDGRIPVAQTMARSASSLVSIASGGSIGREGSMVQLAALCASLLGRRLRFPVERLRVLVACGAAAGLTAAYNAPIAGAFFVAEIVLGSIAMESLGPILIAAVVANIAMRALPGYEPPYAMPTFPTVTGAEVVLFVLLGVLLGAAGAMFLRGLRQARNLFQRTSLPLPLRLALGGLVVGLISWRFPEVWGNGYSVVNSVLHTDWPWALLLMIVAAKSVATLATVGSGAVGGVFTPALFFGCMLGTLFGQGIHQLWPQATAAPFAYGIVGMGAFLAGATQAPLMAILMIFEMTLSYQVMLPLMAASVVAYFIVRSTRSGSMYEITEHRHLRQIERERLRASDMLSLVQPTETVVPETADLQQMSALFLKHPVKYLYVVDAQNRYQGVVPLRQLTAAMTVKGTASGHGRCASDFLSREIPPITQDMNLGAALQRFIEHQGERLPVVRSVNDPELLGVVHKTALLQTYVRLSE
- a CDS encoding LysE family translocator; the protein is MLSLTEIAWFALASLLLALTPGPNMIYCVSRTLIQGRRAGLVSLGGVMMAFLAHLFAAALGLTALLLAVPVAFDAIRLAGAAYLLWLAWQAVKPGGNAPFEARVLPADPPGKLFRMGFLTNLLNPKVAMFYLSFFPQFIHPERGSVLLQSVQLGVAQMASSAAVNTVVILGAASITAVLSQSAGWLRAQRYVMGSVLAALAVRVALTERR
- a CDS encoding VOC family protein, producing MRAQLDHLVVAAASLAEGVAWCEATLGVTPGPGGSHPLMGTHNRLLNIASAAFPQAYLEIIAIEPGKQPSRPGTRRWFDLDDPVLQAGLAQRGPRLVHFVARVPDARAALQALAHEEHAHIDRGHLLEASRDTPAGRLEWQITVRDDGQRLFYGALPTLIQWGPVHPTDAMPASGLAMRSLQATHPRAADLAVALSAIGMAGMAVQPGAPNLVAELDTPRGPVTLQSEGL